A single window of Mugil cephalus isolate CIBA_MC_2020 chromosome 1, CIBA_Mcephalus_1.1, whole genome shotgun sequence DNA harbors:
- the zmp:0000000926 gene encoding ataxin-1-like has protein sequence MNPSPDRGKECLPPKKRESRQGSSEQHHAPLDDFKPPVPYRSRPSTGRGEGGREAGDRERVLTNPTPHLLHTPPPLPAPAPGLPVPLPWHLSYSPSVSLPLFSGQVSERRGSGSPAWRDDALSSPLAHHSRWLRGDGPLSLPPSPSSSSNSSFKTPFPASASSREMWSYINSGRRDYSSSLFPPSYLFSHPSLYPQDPNLAERHRYLSKRPNGLDGTGSRTASASRPLLTGEYGNDSNRVRLDVSPHSSHANGGRRQQEDLTSRVHSGPFLSDSQAQEGPEPHSSLQDRHLHGIVKTSSNLLSTSPHPLVSDSRAVRGGLMDHLGATPAEAQIYYSLGSVCHPSPQAQTYPLYSPSGTPLYNLHREPGPRQHSLRNSPHSPLVLPNSHDRSQRDRDRDQERALQRDRERIKDKEKQQQQHDKDQERDSERERRRDRDRERDRGRELSPSHLHASSPTLQPSPPALLPHFTKGSLIELASGQLKRVEELRTEDFLRSADTSPEFHLSTCTVLQISLSSTDGFCHLQVHLTDRNTQELLKVLVEYPFFVRPSVCCRPRELPRHGRPAGHPHTSASHPAAQHDAIPPPHTRPHHTHLHPSASTQPLLQAPLQSSHRRIPPRPPPPPLPLPHHPPATTPAPPRVPAAVPPAQEQQRPRKRRWSAPDTLPSTGTDESLLDLPHGSKLMKWQ, from the exons ATGAATCCCAGCCCCGATCGCGGCAAAGAGTGCCTCCCTCCCAAGAAGAGGGAGTCTCGGCAAGGATCGTCAGAACAACACCACGCCCCTCTGGATGACTTTAAACCACCTGTGCCATACCGGAGTCGACCAAGCacagggagaggggagggaggcagggaggccGGTGACAGGGAGCGGGTCCTGACTAATCCAACCCCTCATCTCTTGCATACTCCTCCGCCTCTTCCCGCCCCGGCTCCAGGCCTACCCGTGCCCCTGCCGTGGCACCTGAGCtactctccctctgtctctcttccccTTTTTTCTGGGCAGGTCAGCGAAAGGAGGGGGTCGGGGTCTCCCGCCTGGAGGGACGATGCTCTCTCCTCACCCCTGGCCCACCACTCCAGGTGGCTTAGAGGGGATGGGCCTCTCTCATTGCCACcttccccatcctcctcctccaattCGTCCTTTAAGACTCCCTTCCCTGCCTCCGCCAGTTCCAGAGAGATGTGGTCCTACATTAACAGCGGTCGGCGGGACTAcagctcctctctcttccctccgtCGTACTTGTTCAGCCACCCCTCGCTCTACCCTCAAGACCCGAACCTAGCTGAAAGACACAGGTACTTGAGCAAGAGGCCCAACGGTCTGGATGGGACAGGCAGCAGGACTGCCTCGGCCTCCAGGCCCCTGCTTACGGGGGAATATGGAAATGACAGCAACAGAGTCAGGCTGGACGTAAGTCCACACAGCTCACATGCCAACGGTGGACGGAGACAGCAAGAGGATCTAACGTCCCGTGTCCACTCTGGGCCATTTTTGTCAGACTCTCAAGCTCAGGAGGGCCCTGAGCCACATTCCTCACTGCAGGACAGACATCTGCATGGGATCGTCAAGACCAGCTCCAATTTACTCTCCACCAGTCCCCACCCCCTCGTGTCAGACTCTAGGGCAGTTAGAGGGGGACTAATGGACCACCTCGGGGCCACACCAGCTGAAGCCCAAATCTACTACTCCTTGGGATCAGTGTGCCACCCCAGCCCTCAGGCCCAGACCTACCCGCTCTACAGCCCCTCAGGAACACCTTTGTACAACCTGCACAGGGAGCCAGGCCCCAGGCAACACAGTCTAAGGAACTCGCCACACTCACCCCTGGTTCTGCCGAACAGCCATGACAGGTCGCAAAGAGATCGGGACAGAGACCAAGAAAGAGCTCTACAAAGGGACAGGGAGCGaatcaaagacaaagagaagcaacagcaacagcacgACAAAGACCAAGAAAGAGACAGTGAGCGCGAAAGGCGGCGGGACAGAGACCGAGAAAGAGATCGAGGGAGAGAGTTGTCTCCTTCCCATCTCCACGCCTCATCCCCGACCCTTCAGCCATCTCCCCCTGCACTCCTACCTCACTTCACCAAGGGTTCTCTGATCGAACTGGCCAGCGGGCAGTTGAAGCGCGTGGAGGAGCTGCGGACCGAGGACTTCCTGAGGAGTGCGGATACCTCCCCAGAGTTCCACCTCAGCACCTGCACTGTGCTGCAGATTTCCCTCAGCAGCACCGACGGCTTTTGCCACCTGCAGGTCCACCTCACAGACCGCAACACTCAG GAGTTACTGAAGGTCTTGGTGGAGTATCCGTTCTTTGTGCGCCCGAGTGTCTGCTGTAGGCCCCGTGAGCTCCCTCGTCATGGGCGACCTGCTGGTCACCCACACACCTCCGCTAGCCACCCAGCCGCACAGCACGACGCCATCCCTCCTCCCCACACCCGCCCCCACCACACGCACCTACACCCAAGCGCATCCACACAACCCCTCCTCCAGGCTCCGCTCCAGAGCTCGCACAGGAGAAtccccccccgccctccccctccccctctccccctcccccaccacccGCCCGCCACCACGCCAGCCCCTCCACGTGTTCCGGCTGCAGTACCTCCAGCTCAGGAGCAGCAGCGTCCACGCAAGCGGCGCTGGTCTGCCCCGGACACCCTTCCCTCAACCGGAACTGATGAAAGCCTTCTGGATTTACCTCATGGCTCCAAGCTAATGAAGTGGCAGTAG
- the irf10 gene encoding interferon regulatory factor 10 has protein sequence MDEGAKLHLKEWLIAQIESGKYEGLCWEDDRKTMFRIPWKHAAKKDYKQTEDAALFKAWAVYKGKYREGRDKADPTMWKTRLRCALNKSTDFQEVPERNQLDITEPYKVYRIVVDNGTTRPAESHPANDQANIQAKRSLVNPHYPDKQLHCQTESYQVHKDEKSFTEDLMREHTYCELTGTKIQNLAPVNLFSPALTISDFRMQVMLLYQGQMVMKATTRSSDGCFILQGHVPLGNERIYGPCSAQQLSFPSPASVSLPPSMAEAMNRLLCHLERGVLLWVAPDGVFIKRFCQGRVYWSGPMAQHTDRPNKLEREKTFKLLDMPTFLNALQSYLQGKGPTPAYEIELCFGEEYPDPNVPKTRKLIMAQVVPLFAVELLQRFNLGETEEKHPPVTSNKDGEKL, from the exons ATGGATGAAGGAGCTAAGTTgcacctgaaagagtggctgatAGCTCAGATAGAGAGTGGGAAATATGAGGGGCTGTGCTGGGAGGATGACCGCAAAACCATGTTCAGGATCCCGTGGAAGCACGCAGCCAAGAAGGACTACAAGCAGACGGAGGATGCGGCTCTTTTCAAG GCCTGGGCTGTGTACAAGGGTAAATATAGAGAGGGGAGAGATAAAGCCGACCCCACCATGTGGAAGACTCGTCTCCGCTGTGCACTCAACAAGAGCACAGACTTCCAGGAAGTTCCTGAACGCAACCAGCTCGACATCACTGAGCCATACAAAGTCTACAGAATCGTTGTTGACAACGGGACGACCAGGccagcag AGTCTCACCCGGCAAATGATCAAGCGAACATCCAGGCTAAGAGGTCTCTGGTAAATCCCCATTACCCCGACAAACAG cTTCATTGTCAAACGGAATCATATCAAGTACATAAAGACGAAAAATCATTTACTG AGGACCTGATGAGAGAGCACACGTACTGCGAGTTAACAGGAACAAAAATTCAAAATCTGGCTCCTGTAAACCTCTTCAGCCCTGCCCTTACTATATCCG ATTTTCGCATGCAGGTTATGCTGTTGTACCAGGGCCAGATGGTGATGAAAGCGACCACCAGGAGCTCAGACGGGTGCTTCATCCTGCAGGGCCACGTTCCCTTGGGAAACGAGCGGATCTACGGACCCTGCTCCGCTCAGCAGCTCTCCTTCCCTTCCCCGGCCTCGGTGTCCCTGCCGCCCTCCATGGCCGAAGCGATGAATCGCCTTCTCTGTCACCTGGAGAGGGGTGTGCTCTTATGGGTGGCCCCAGACGGGGTGTTCATCAAGCGGTTCTGCCAGGGAAGGGTGTACTGGAGCGGCCCCATGGCCCAACACACCGACCGGCCCAACAAACTGGAGCGAGAAAAGACCTTCAAACTGCTTGACATGCCCACGTTTCTCAACG CACTCCAGAGCTACTTACAAGGAAAGGGACCTACGCCTGCTTATGAGATCGAGCTCTGCTTTGGAGAAGAATATCCAGACCCTAATGTTCCTAAAACCAGGAAGCTGATCATGGCTCAG GTGGTTCCCTTGTTTGCAGTGGAACTCTTGCAGAGGTTCAACTTGggagagactgaggagaagcaTCCGCCTGTCACCTCCAACAAAGACGGAGAGAAGCTGTAG